One genomic window of Conger conger chromosome 9, fConCon1.1, whole genome shotgun sequence includes the following:
- the dazl gene encoding deleted in azoospermia-like isoform X3, whose amino-acid sequence MPNALKLSNGFILPEGKMTPNTLFVGGFDMKVDENEIKDFFAAYGAVKEVKIITYRGGICKGYGFVSFNEDVDIQTIIEQQLSFKGRKLKLGPAIMKERSARSIQSQLVGPSPWGGPTQYMYCSCCTPPAGAPQPSTLLNGGVQYIQPYSYSSLPSVFIPQVPMSYSQAAYTYQYASPHWSGEQRTRLVNQNFVDCGVQTLLTLL is encoded by the exons ATGCCGAATGCATTGAAACTGTCGAATGGATTCATTTTACCCGAAGGCAAAATGACGCCGAACACACTCTTCGTCGGTGGCTTCGACATGAAG GTGGACGAGAACGAAATCAAGGACTTCTTTGCCGCCTACGGCGCGGTGAAGGAGGTGAAGATCATCACGTACCGCGGCGGAATATGCAAAGG ATATGGATTTGTGTCTTTCAATGAAGACGTGGACATTCAGACGATCATTGAA CAACAGCTGAGTTTTAAAGGGCGGAAGCTGAAGCTGGGCCCCGCCATTATGAAGGAGCGCAGTGCGC GCTCGATCCAGTCCCAGCTGGTTGGCCCCTCCCCCTGGGGGGGCCCCACCCAGTACATGTACTGCAGCTGCTGCACCCCCCCAGCAGGGGCCCCCCAGCCCTCCACCCTGCTCAACGGAGGAGTGCAGTACATACAG ccttACTCCTACTCCAGCCTCCCCAGTGTCTTCATCCCCCAGGTGCCCATGAGCTACTCTCAAGCAGCGTACACCTACCAG tacgcGTCCCCTCATTGGTCAGGAGAACAGAGGACAAGACTTGTGAATCAG AACTTTGTGGACTGTGGGGTGCAGACACTGCTGACTCTCCTGTAG
- the dazl gene encoding deleted in azoospermia-like isoform X1 gives MCGRERLIYSTIFNCFRMEIQKQKNGCQMPNALKLSNGFILPEGKMTPNTLFVGGFDMKVDENEIKDFFAAYGAVKEVKIITYRGGICKGYGFVSFNEDVDIQTIIEQQLSFKGRKLKLGPAIMKERSARSIQSQLVGPSPWGGPTQYMYCSCCTPPAGAPQPSTLLNGGVQYIQPYSYSSLPSVFIPQVPMSYSQAAYTYQYASPHWSGEQRTRLVNQNFVDCGVQTLLTLL, from the exons ATGTGTGGCAGAGAGAGATTAATTTATTCAActatttttaactgttttagAATG GAGATCCAGAAGCAAAAGAACGGATGTCAAATGCCGAATGCATTGAAACTGTCGAATGGATTCATTTTACCCGAAGGCAAAATGACGCCGAACACACTCTTCGTCGGTGGCTTCGACATGAAG GTGGACGAGAACGAAATCAAGGACTTCTTTGCCGCCTACGGCGCGGTGAAGGAGGTGAAGATCATCACGTACCGCGGCGGAATATGCAAAGG ATATGGATTTGTGTCTTTCAATGAAGACGTGGACATTCAGACGATCATTGAA CAACAGCTGAGTTTTAAAGGGCGGAAGCTGAAGCTGGGCCCCGCCATTATGAAGGAGCGCAGTGCGC GCTCGATCCAGTCCCAGCTGGTTGGCCCCTCCCCCTGGGGGGGCCCCACCCAGTACATGTACTGCAGCTGCTGCACCCCCCCAGCAGGGGCCCCCCAGCCCTCCACCCTGCTCAACGGAGGAGTGCAGTACATACAG ccttACTCCTACTCCAGCCTCCCCAGTGTCTTCATCCCCCAGGTGCCCATGAGCTACTCTCAAGCAGCGTACACCTACCAG tacgcGTCCCCTCATTGGTCAGGAGAACAGAGGACAAGACTTGTGAATCAG AACTTTGTGGACTGTGGGGTGCAGACACTGCTGACTCTCCTGTAG
- the rftn1a gene encoding raftlin, protein MGCGLSRLRRSEERPGKIYSTLRRPQVETKVGVAYTYRFLDFLLGNAEGPGSLPCLASVRELPGQLEELYIQGFLLAALHPLIHPCAPPACSLQSQLYRAVLIRPTHSVERSGGCCRLDLDVCQPLGQFPDYELIQGCVKKAHDAAEQGSMLVGFLQQVSMVTAVPGRGYGEDSSLSLHSSPSSFLQAELDQNQNLEQNQTPDPNQSVRDLPEKPPNSPAHEEEPTGPVERVELFSLFNQQGALCVEPVRFYTVRVPLRLGWRDRELSRLEAGWLDHMTQHFRSGASLVDGYFHLGTQPSGGVLPETVEGVFVFQEGVESDYPAASAFDAIVVEQCTVIHGVQVKTDYVPLLQSLALYGWRLTCVLPTPIANGNSDGSVCTKQILFLQRPVLQRKRENRKLSLSLRGKNRAVKKATPTAPAVTPPTAPPKGPETERWGQQGPIEGPEREERAEREEGGRVGRMNDKNRLNETEEREAELGAEPGSAALQSGGNPENCWAGLMDESAVGGVSGQLGGAEDGPTASTNQRLGMVDGGGVREASDSDCILVT, encoded by the exons atgGGGTGTGGGCTCTCCAGGCTGAGACGCTCTGAGGAGAGGCCGGGGAAGATCTACTCCACCCTCAGGAGGCCACAGGTGGAGACCAAGGTGGGCGTGGCCTACACCTACCGTTTCCTGGACTTCCTGCTGGGGAACGCAG AGGGCCCCGGCTCGCTGCCCTGCCTGGCCTCGGTGAGGGAGCTCCCAgggcagctggaggagctgtaTATCCAGGGCTTCCTGCTGGCAGCGCTGCACCCCCTGATCCACCCCTGTGCCCCCCCTGCCTGCTCCCTGCAGAGCCAGCTGTACCGCGCTGTGCTCATCCGGCCCACACACAG tgtggagaggtctgggggCTGCTGTCGGTTGGACTTGGATGTGTGTCAGCCCCTCGGCCAATTCCCTGACTACGAGCTCATTCAGGGCTGCGTTAAGAAG gccCATGATGCAGCAGAGCAGGGTTCCATGTTGGTGGGGTTCCTCCAGCAGGTCTCCATGGTGACGGCCGTTCCGGGGCGGGGCTATGGGGAGgattcttccctctctctccactccagCCCCTCCTCCTTCCTGCAGGCCGAGCTcgaccagaaccagaaccttgAACAGAACCAGACCCCAGACCCAAACCAGTCAGTCCGGGACCTCCCAGAGAAACCACCCAACAGCCCTGCCCATGAAGAGGAACCTACAGGTCCTGTGGAGC GGGTGGAGCTGTTCTCCCTGTttaaccagcagggggcgctgtgtgtggagcCGGTGCGGTTCTACACCGTCAGGGTGCCCCTGCGGCTGGGCTGGCGGGACCGGGAGCTGAGCCGGCTGGAGGCGGGGTGGCTGGATCACATGACCCAGCACTTCCGCAGTGGCGCATCGCTGGTCGACGGGTACTTCCACCTGGGGACCCAACCGAGCGGCG GCGTGCTGCCGGAGACGGTGGAgggcgtgtttgtgtttcaggagGGTGTGGAGTCAGACTACCCAGCAGCCTCGGCGTTCGACGCCATTGTGGTGGAGCAGTGCACTGTCAttcac ggtgtgCAGGTAAAGACTGACTATGTTCCACTGCTCCAGTCTCTGGCTCTGTACGGATGGAGACTCACCTGTGTCCTGCCCACACCCATCGCCAACGGCAACAG TGATGGGAGTGTGTGCACCAAACAGATCCTGTTTCTGCAGCGACCAGTCCTCCAGCgcaagagagagaacagg aagCTGAGTCTCAGTCTGAGGGGTAAAAACCGAGCCGTGAAGAAAGCCACGCCCACCGCCCCGGCCGTCACCCCGCCCACCGCCCCGCCCAAAGggccagagacagagaggtggggCCAGCAGGGGCCAATCGaggggccagagagagaggagagagcggagagagaggagggcgggCGAGTGGGGAGGATGAACGACAAGAACAGACTGAACgagacggaggagagagaggccgagCTGGGGGCGGAGCCTGGCTCTGCTGCACTGCAGAGCGGAGGGAACCCGGAGAACTGCTGGGCGGGGCTTATGGATGAGTCAGCAGTGGGCGGGGTCTCCGGGCAGCTGGGAGGCGCTGAAGATGGACCCACAGCATCAACCAATCAGAGGCTTGGGATGGTGGATGGGGGCGGAGTCCGGGAGGCTTCAGATTCAGACTGTATCCTAGTAACCTGA
- the dazl gene encoding deleted in azoospermia-like isoform X2 — protein sequence MEIQKQKNGCQMPNALKLSNGFILPEGKMTPNTLFVGGFDMKVDENEIKDFFAAYGAVKEVKIITYRGGICKGYGFVSFNEDVDIQTIIEQQLSFKGRKLKLGPAIMKERSARSIQSQLVGPSPWGGPTQYMYCSCCTPPAGAPQPSTLLNGGVQYIQPYSYSSLPSVFIPQVPMSYSQAAYTYQYASPHWSGEQRTRLVNQNFVDCGVQTLLTLL from the exons ATG GAGATCCAGAAGCAAAAGAACGGATGTCAAATGCCGAATGCATTGAAACTGTCGAATGGATTCATTTTACCCGAAGGCAAAATGACGCCGAACACACTCTTCGTCGGTGGCTTCGACATGAAG GTGGACGAGAACGAAATCAAGGACTTCTTTGCCGCCTACGGCGCGGTGAAGGAGGTGAAGATCATCACGTACCGCGGCGGAATATGCAAAGG ATATGGATTTGTGTCTTTCAATGAAGACGTGGACATTCAGACGATCATTGAA CAACAGCTGAGTTTTAAAGGGCGGAAGCTGAAGCTGGGCCCCGCCATTATGAAGGAGCGCAGTGCGC GCTCGATCCAGTCCCAGCTGGTTGGCCCCTCCCCCTGGGGGGGCCCCACCCAGTACATGTACTGCAGCTGCTGCACCCCCCCAGCAGGGGCCCCCCAGCCCTCCACCCTGCTCAACGGAGGAGTGCAGTACATACAG ccttACTCCTACTCCAGCCTCCCCAGTGTCTTCATCCCCCAGGTGCCCATGAGCTACTCTCAAGCAGCGTACACCTACCAG tacgcGTCCCCTCATTGGTCAGGAGAACAGAGGACAAGACTTGTGAATCAG AACTTTGTGGACTGTGGGGTGCAGACACTGCTGACTCTCCTGTAG